One stretch of Paramormyrops kingsleyae isolate MSU_618 chromosome 4, PKINGS_0.4, whole genome shotgun sequence DNA includes these proteins:
- the LOC111832846 gene encoding polymeric immunoglobulin receptor-like, with amino-acid sequence MDPLMLLFLLIAGLTGADSVSSVGRVSVQSGGSVTIPCSYDGRYKTHVKYWCRGSGWSSCTYIVRSDSPQKDEVSISDDPDQSVFTVTMNNLTAGDSGSYLCGVEISRGSAVGTRIYLSVTEGSPGLSVDKQEMTGVEGDSVSVQCRYEYYYRELSWCKMGGSCASEGSGSLDGRPVLITDDTVNKVFSVTMRGLERKDTGWYWCDNGNQQIPVHITVSQRTTTTTSTEQTIRASATKRVLQTVSVHDEEGGNNEKQKWEQVLDAALKAGTGVLYLICTIIAIQLHWSSCRKRGSNQREAEGGANTNHGS; translated from the exons atggatcctctgatgctcctgtttcttctcattgctgggctcacag GTGCTGACAGTGTGTCCTCAGTGGGACGGGTGTCTGTACAgagtggaggatctgtcaccatcccatgttccTATGATGGCAGATAtaaaacacatgtgaaatactggtgcagagggagTGGCTGGAGTTCATGTACTTACATAGTACGCAGTGACTCTCCACAGAAGGATGAAGTGTCAATCAGTGATGATCCTGACCAGtcagtcttcactgtgaccatgaacaatctgacagctggggactctggttCCTACttgtgtggtgtggagatcagcagaggttcagctgtgggaacacggATTTACCTGTCAGTTactgagg GTTCCCCAGGGCTGTCTGTGGACAAACAGGAGATGACAGGTGTGGAAGGAGACAGCGTCAGTGTTCAGTGTCGATATGAATACTATTACAGGGAATTGTCATGGTGTAAGATGGGGGGCTCCTGTGCATCAGAGGGATCTGGGAGTTTGGATGGGAGGCCTGTCCTGATCACGGATGACACAGTAAATAAAGTCTTCAGTGTGACAATGAGGGGACTGgagaggaaggacacaggctgGTATTGGTGTGATAATGGAAACCAGCAGATCCCAGTTCATATTACTGTCAGTCAGAGAACTACAACCACAACCAGCACTGAAC AAACCATCAGGGCTTCTGCTACCAAAAGGGTCCTACAGACAGTCTCAGTGCATGATGAGGAAGGAGGgaataatgaaaaacagaa GTGGGAGCAGGTTCTGGATgctgcactgaaagctgggacTGGTGTGTTGTATCTGATTTGCACCATCATCGCCATTCAGCTGCACTGGAGCTCCTGTAGAAAGAGGGGATCCAATCAGAGAGAAGCAGagggaggggccaatacaaacCATGGGTCATAG